The Edaphobacter sp. 12200R-103 genome contains a region encoding:
- a CDS encoding GNAT family N-acetyltransferase: MFEMRLATEADAELITEHRRRMFAEMGLDDPERLREVAEAFLPWVRERLGDGRYLGWLVENEGAVVGGGGMWLMDFPPHWHDPQPLRAYLLNFYVVPEARGQGLAYRLLKAGVEEARGRGIKVVSLHASAAGRPIYEKFGFGGTSEMMLKF, from the coding sequence ATGTTTGAGATGAGATTGGCGACAGAGGCAGATGCCGAGCTGATTACGGAACATCGACGCAGGATGTTTGCGGAGATGGGACTCGATGATCCTGAGCGATTGCGTGAGGTGGCTGAGGCATTTCTTCCCTGGGTCAGAGAACGGCTGGGGGATGGCCGGTATCTTGGCTGGCTGGTCGAGAACGAGGGAGCTGTTGTGGGCGGAGGTGGGATGTGGCTGATGGATTTTCCCCCTCACTGGCATGATCCGCAGCCCTTGCGCGCCTATCTCCTGAACTTTTACGTCGTGCCGGAGGCCCGCGGCCAGGGGCTGGCATACCGGCTTCTAAAGGCTGGCGTGGAAGAGGCGCGGGGGCGTGGGATCAAAGTCGTATCGCTGCATGCATCGGCTGCAGGGAGGCCGATCTATGAGAAGTTCGGTTTTGGAGGTACGAGCGAGATGATGCTGAAATTCTGA
- a CDS encoding class I SAM-dependent methyltransferase → MSLHAYLKKALPSPLRRRLAPLAKTVYRNDLNQLALHFHTDKWGKHWYTQHYQRYFHELRNKPLNILEIGVGGYEDSGAGGESLRMWKTYFPKSRIVGIDLCDKTHFREHRIDIRQCDQTDEKALRALSAEYGGFDIIIDDGSHLNAHIITTFTILFPLLRPNGIYSIEDTQTSYWPGWGGGMKNPQSAMSFFKNLSDGLNHVEYPLEQYAPSYFDRNIVEMAFFHNLILIRKGANNEQSNAPDLLKREMKASQDVSSITLPM, encoded by the coding sequence ATGAGTCTGCACGCTTATCTTAAGAAGGCACTCCCCTCCCCACTGCGTCGCAGGCTCGCACCTCTGGCAAAGACGGTCTACAGAAACGATCTCAACCAGCTCGCTCTTCACTTCCACACCGATAAGTGGGGCAAACACTGGTACACCCAACACTATCAGCGCTACTTCCACGAACTGAGAAATAAGCCGCTCAATATCCTCGAGATTGGCGTCGGAGGTTACGAAGACTCCGGAGCCGGCGGGGAATCACTGCGCATGTGGAAGACGTACTTCCCAAAAAGTCGAATCGTCGGCATCGACCTATGCGATAAGACCCATTTCCGCGAGCATCGAATCGACATACGCCAGTGCGATCAGACCGACGAGAAGGCACTCCGTGCCCTTTCGGCCGAGTACGGCGGGTTCGACATCATCATCGATGACGGCAGCCACCTCAATGCGCACATCATCACTACCTTCACCATCCTCTTCCCTCTGCTCCGGCCGAATGGAATCTACAGCATCGAAGACACTCAAACCTCATACTGGCCCGGGTGGGGAGGAGGGATGAAGAACCCGCAATCCGCCATGAGTTTCTTCAAAAATCTCTCCGATGGCCTGAATCACGTCGAGTATCCCCTCGAGCAATACGCCCCAAGCTACTTCGACCGGAACATTGTAGAGATGGCTTTCTTTCACAATCTCATCCTCATCCGCAAGGGAGCGAACAACGAGCAATCAAACGCCCCCGACCTGCTCAAACGAGAGATGAAAGCCTCGCAGGATGTCTCATCGATCACTCTGCCGATGTAA
- the tilS gene encoding tRNA lysidine(34) synthetase TilS, translated as MPNALPFSRENIRPGDRICVAISGGADSVALLLALQEANTAVRDSLGVGLSAAHVHHGIRDAAESDADLAFVRNLCLEHDIPLHIHHADVPARAAENRETIEEAARETRYAFFRNLIASGHVDSVLTAHTLDDQAETVLMKLLRGAWTEGLSGIHPVVPVEVSASSTQSPARTGKILRPMLSTTRAQIESFLKARNQPWQTDSTNSDTTYTRNRIRHELMPQLRTFNPSIDQSLANLAELAREEESRWQAELARILPQVLLPGKPVRGGGRSVATAPGSATISIEIDRLRSLDPALRRRILRAAARQLGFRLSFDETTRLLAMAGFATLPTVAARSGASVHLAQGLRAQRSAREIQLSRE; from the coding sequence ATGCCGAACGCACTTCCCTTTAGCCGAGAAAACATCCGCCCCGGCGATCGCATCTGCGTCGCGATTTCTGGAGGCGCTGACTCCGTTGCGCTGCTTCTCGCGCTCCAGGAAGCCAACACCGCAGTCCGCGATTCCCTCGGAGTCGGCCTCTCCGCCGCCCACGTCCACCATGGCATCCGCGATGCCGCCGAATCCGACGCCGACCTCGCCTTCGTCCGGAACCTCTGCCTCGAGCACGACATTCCCCTGCACATCCACCACGCCGACGTCCCCGCCCGCGCCGCGGAAAACCGCGAGACCATCGAAGAAGCCGCCCGCGAGACCCGCTATGCCTTCTTCCGCAATCTCATCGCCTCCGGCCACGTCGACTCCGTCCTGACCGCCCACACTCTCGACGACCAGGCAGAGACCGTCCTGATGAAGCTGCTCCGCGGAGCCTGGACCGAAGGCTTGTCGGGCATTCACCCGGTGGTCCCTGTCGAAGTCTCGGCCTCCTCTACCCAGAGTCCTGCCCGGACCGGAAAGATCCTCCGGCCGATGCTCTCTACCACCCGTGCCCAGATTGAGTCCTTTCTCAAGGCCCGCAACCAGCCCTGGCAGACCGACTCCACCAACAGCGATACGACATATACACGCAACCGTATCCGCCATGAGCTGATGCCTCAGCTCCGCACCTTCAACCCGTCCATCGACCAGAGTCTGGCCAACCTGGCCGAGCTGGCCCGCGAGGAGGAGTCCCGCTGGCAGGCCGAGCTCGCCCGCATCCTCCCCCAGGTCCTTCTCCCCGGCAAACCCGTCCGCGGGGGAGGCCGATCCGTCGCCACAGCTCCTGGCAGCGCCACGATCTCGATCGAGATCGACCGTCTCCGCTCCCTCGATCCCGCCCTGCGTCGCCGGATCCTGCGAGCCGCCGCCCGCCAGCTCGGCTTCCGGCTCAGCTTCGACGAGACCACTCGCCTGCTCGCGATGGCAGGCTTCGCCACCCTCCCCACCGTAGCCGCCCGATCCGGCGCCTCCGTACACCTGGCCCAGGGCCTCCGTGCCCAGCGCTCAGCGCGAGAGATCCAGCTTTCCCGCGAGTAA